A portion of the Moraxella ovis genome contains these proteins:
- a CDS encoding TatD family hydrolase: MFTDSHCHLTYLKLDNHDRNPELLLGAMKDANVSRAMAIMCHYDEFDDIKAWVDRSDDKLNIGMSVGLHPCQDADVLAGVTVEKLLSYDHDKLWALGETGLDYHWDDTKKTAQKHSFATHIHASQTLKKPIIVHTRAAYHDTLDLLTAERCEHGIIHCFTEDYAFAKRSLDLGMYVSFSGIISFNKSESLREVAKKLPLDRILIETDSPYLAPVPKRGRENEPTYVPYVAEVLARIYGKTAEQIGQITSHNFQTLLNEYR; this comes from the coding sequence ATGTTTACCGACAGTCATTGCCATTTAACTTATCTAAAATTAGACAATCATGATCGCAATCCAGAATTGCTGCTTGGCGCCATGAAGGATGCCAATGTGAGCCGAGCCATGGCGATCATGTGTCATTATGATGAGTTTGATGACATTAAGGCGTGGGTGGATAGATCAGATGATAAGCTCAACATTGGCATGAGCGTCGGACTGCACCCTTGTCAAGACGCTGATGTATTGGCAGGTGTGACGGTGGAGAAGCTGCTGTCTTATGACCATGACAAGCTGTGGGCGTTGGGCGAGACTGGTCTTGACTATCATTGGGACGACACCAAAAAAACAGCCCAAAAGCACAGTTTTGCCACGCACATTCACGCCAGCCAAACCCTCAAAAAACCCATCATCGTGCACACGCGTGCTGCCTATCACGACACGCTGGATTTGCTGACAGCAGAGCGTTGTGAGCATGGCATCATTCATTGCTTTACCGAGGACTATGCGTTTGCCAAGCGCTCTTTGGACTTGGGAATGTATGTTTCGTTTTCTGGCATCATCAGCTTTAATAAATCCGAATCGCTTCGAGAGGTCGCCAAAAAACTCCCGCTAGACCGCATTTTGATTGAAACCGACAGCCCATATCTGGCTCCCGTGCCAAAGCGTGGGCGTGAGAACGAGCCGACTTATGTGCCGTATGTCGCCGAAGTGCTGGCTCGGATTTATGGTAAGACGGCTGAACAGATAGGGCAGATTACCAGTCATAATTTTCAGACGCTGCTGAACGAGTACCGATGA
- the ahcY gene encoding adenosylhomocysteinase, with product MSTVTDQEFKDYKVADISLAEFGRKEIKLAETEMPALMGIRKRYASQKPLAGAKIVGCIHMTIQTAVLIETLVALGAEVRWTSCNIFSTQDHAAAAIAAAGIPVFAWKGETEEEYEWCLEQQIRKDGKLWDANLILDDGGDLTALIHNKYPQMLDSIHGISEETTTGVHRLIEMLGKGELKVPAINVNDAITKSKNDNKYGCRHSLNDAIKRGTDMLLSGRRALVIGYGDVGKGSAQSLRQEGMIVRVSEIDPICAMQACMDGYELVSPFVGGEQNQGVNTTLLQDTDLVVTTTGNYHVCNAEMLKALKSTAVVCNIGHFDTEIDTDFMRKNWKWVEVKPQVHQVYRSNDESDYLIVLSEGRLVNLGNATGHPSRIMDGSFANQVLAQIHLYKEKFADLPSADKQGKVYVKVLPKKLDEEVAAAMVAGFNGVMTKLTPEQASYIGVSVDGPFKPDEYKY from the coding sequence GTGTCTACAGTTACCGACCAAGAATTTAAAGACTACAAAGTCGCCGATATTAGCCTTGCCGAGTTTGGTCGCAAAGAGATTAAACTTGCCGAAACCGAAATGCCTGCTCTTATGGGCATTCGCAAACGCTACGCTAGCCAAAAGCCTCTAGCAGGAGCGAAGATTGTGGGCTGTATCCACATGACCATTCAAACGGCTGTCTTGATTGAAACGCTTGTGGCACTCGGGGCAGAGGTTCGCTGGACTTCGTGCAACATTTTTAGCACCCAAGACCACGCCGCCGCCGCCATTGCCGCCGCTGGCATTCCTGTCTTTGCATGGAAAGGCGAGACCGAAGAAGAGTACGAATGGTGCCTAGAACAACAAATCCGCAAAGACGGCAAACTGTGGGATGCTAACCTTATCCTAGATGACGGTGGCGACTTGACCGCACTCATTCACAACAAATACCCCCAAATGCTAGATAGTATTCACGGCATTTCCGAAGAAACCACAACAGGCGTACACCGTTTGATTGAAATGCTTGGCAAAGGAGAGCTTAAAGTCCCTGCAATCAACGTCAATGATGCTATCACCAAATCCAAAAACGATAACAAATACGGCTGTCGCCATTCACTCAATGACGCCATCAAGCGTGGTACGGATATGTTGTTGTCTGGTCGCCGTGCGTTGGTGATTGGTTATGGCGACGTGGGCAAAGGCTCTGCCCAAAGCCTACGCCAAGAAGGCATGATTGTGCGTGTCAGCGAGATTGACCCTATTTGTGCCATGCAAGCGTGTATGGACGGCTATGAGCTTGTTTCTCCATTTGTGGGTGGTGAGCAAAATCAAGGAGTTAATACTACACTACTCCAAGATACCGACCTTGTCGTTACCACCACAGGCAACTATCACGTGTGTAACGCCGAGATGTTAAAGGCTCTAAAATCCACCGCCGTGGTGTGTAACATCGGGCATTTTGATACCGAAATTGACACCGACTTTATGCGTAAAAACTGGAAATGGGTGGAAGTCAAGCCACAAGTTCATCAAGTCTATCGCTCAAATGATGAGTCGGATTATCTTATCGTGCTATCCGAAGGTCGCCTTGTCAACCTAGGCAACGCCACAGGTCATCCGTCTCGTATCATGGACGGCTCATTTGCCAACCAAGTGCTTGCCCAAATCCATCTGTACAAAGAAAAATTTGCCGACTTGCCAAGTGCTGACAAGCAAGGCAAGGTTTATGTTAAAGTCCTACCCAAAAAACTGGACGAAGAAGTCGCCGCCGCCATGGTTGCAGGCTTTAATGGTGTGATGACTAAGCTTACGCCAGAACAGGCCAGCTACATCGGCGTGTCGGTAGATGGCCCATTCAAGCCAGACGAATACAAGTACTAA
- a CDS encoding DUF1294 domain-containing protein, with amino-acid sequence MARQKRAPRSILACYIATGYLAIVTILIVIGVLPWMVAAIHGVTSLASYGMYALDKQAAKNRERRIAEYSLHLWSLLGGWIGAAFSQHQLRHKTQKEEFQLTFYLTIIANIAAMVYLFLIELY; translated from the coding sequence ATGGCAAGACAAAAACGAGCGCCGCGCTCCATATTGGCGTGTTATATCGCGACGGGCTATCTGGCAATCGTAACGATATTGATCGTCATTGGCGTGTTGCCTTGGATGGTGGCTGCCATTCATGGGGTTACCAGCCTTGCCAGCTATGGCATGTATGCACTGGACAAACAAGCAGCGAAGAATAGAGAGCGCCGCATCGCTGAGTACAGCCTACATCTTTGGTCGCTTCTTGGTGGCTGGATCGGTGCGGCTTTTTCCCAGCATCAGCTTCGCCATAAGACCCAAAAAGAAGAATTCCAACTTACTTTTTATCTCACCATCATCGCCAACATTGCGGCGATGGTTTATTTATTTTTGATTGAGCTGTATTGA
- the dinB gene encoding DNA polymerase IV, which yields MRKIIHLDMDAFFASVEQRDHLEYRGKPLVVGGDPKGRGVVAAASYEVRAFGVRSAMSCYEAQKRCPQAIFVRPRFEVYRAVSSQVKTIMLKLTDMVEPLSLDEAYLDVTGKRHCNGSATLMANWLRAEIYKQTGLTSSAGVSFNKMLAKIASDINKPNGIAVITPEMADDFISELPIERFHGIGKASAKRLHELGVFTGQDLKNTPLYRLVEVFGNKRGQFYHNIAHGHDEREVKSERVRKSIGTEITFTENSANDEFILGRIHEQNLEAWQDLIQRQMRAHTVTLKLKYSDFSQITRSHSVKSPFKSPDAVLPWLHELYHNTPKHLPVRLVGVTFSNLESIDSVEQLDLFE from the coding sequence ATGCGTAAAATCATCCATCTAGACATGGACGCATTCTTCGCCAGTGTCGAGCAACGTGACCATCTAGAATATCGCGGCAAGCCTCTGGTTGTCGGCGGAGATCCTAAAGGTCGTGGCGTGGTGGCAGCAGCCAGTTACGAGGTTCGAGCCTTTGGCGTGCGTTCAGCGATGAGTTGCTACGAAGCTCAAAAACGCTGCCCGCAGGCTATCTTCGTCCGCCCACGCTTTGAAGTATACCGCGCCGTCAGCAGCCAAGTCAAAACCATCATGCTAAAGCTTACTGACATGGTCGAACCCTTATCACTCGATGAAGCTTATCTAGATGTTACAGGTAAGCGTCACTGCAACGGCTCGGCGACACTGATGGCGAACTGGCTACGCGCTGAGATTTATAAACAAACGGGGCTAACCTCATCAGCCGGCGTGTCATTTAATAAGATGCTTGCCAAAATCGCCTCGGACATCAACAAGCCCAATGGCATCGCCGTCATCACGCCTGAGATGGCGGATGATTTTATCAGCGAGCTACCTATTGAGCGCTTCCACGGCATTGGCAAAGCCAGCGCCAAAAGACTGCACGAGCTGGGCGTATTTACAGGTCAAGACCTAAAAAATACGCCCCTATACCGACTGGTGGAAGTGTTTGGGAATAAGCGCGGGCAGTTCTATCACAACATCGCTCACGGACACGATGAACGTGAAGTCAAATCAGAACGCGTGCGCAAGTCCATTGGCACCGAGATTACCTTTACCGAGAACTCCGCCAATGACGAATTCATCCTTGGTAGAATCCATGAGCAGAATCTAGAAGCTTGGCAGGATCTGATCCAGCGCCAAATGCGCGCCCACACGGTCACTTTAAAACTAAAATACAGTGATTTTAGTCAGATTACGCGCAGCCACTCGGTGAAGTCACCCTTCAAGAGTCCGGATGCCGTTCTGCCTTGGCTGCATGAACTGTATCATAATACCCCAAAGCACCTGCCTGTACGCTTGGTTGGTGTT
- a CDS encoding 16S rRNA (uracil(1498)-N(3))-methyltransferase, producing MNRFFVDCELVVGDVLTLPDDVAHHWGKVLRARVSDNAVLFNGQGGEYAVTLTHIDKKSAQVTINNYNPNNKDAPFKVTLGQVMSRGERMDYAIQKAIEMGVHQIQLLTSEHCQEYLKYERDKKKLTHWQAVAVAACEQCGLNIVPQVLPPIDVRDWVTQCTSTLKLIMAVSDGDYQPTNLPQDIALLVGPEGGLSQDEIDLAISHGFHAWTIGERVLRTETAPVVALSALQTIWALSR from the coding sequence ATGAATCGTTTTTTTGTGGATTGTGAACTGGTTGTCGGTGATGTTCTTACTCTGCCTGATGATGTCGCGCATCATTGGGGTAAGGTGCTGCGCGCACGCGTTAGCGATAATGCCGTGCTGTTTAATGGGCAAGGCGGCGAATATGCCGTGACACTGACTCACATTGACAAAAAATCCGCCCAAGTCACCATTAATAACTACAATCCCAATAACAAAGACGCACCCTTTAAAGTGACTCTAGGGCAAGTGATGAGCCGCGGCGAACGCATGGATTACGCCATCCAAAAAGCCATCGAGATGGGTGTTCATCAGATTCAGCTACTGACCAGCGAACACTGCCAAGAGTACCTAAAATACGAACGCGATAAGAAAAAACTCACTCATTGGCAGGCCGTTGCTGTTGCTGCTTGTGAACAGTGCGGTCTAAATATCGTCCCGCAGGTTCTACCGCCCATTGACGTACGTGACTGGGTCACTCAATGCACCTCAACTTTAAAGCTCATCATGGCGGTCAGTGATGGCGACTACCAGCCAACCAACCTACCCCAAGACATCGCCCTACTCGTCGGACCTGAAGGCGGGCTTAGTCAAGATGAAATCGATCTTGCCATCAGTCACGGCTTTCACGCTTGGACAATCGGTGAACGCGTTCTGCGCACTGAGACCGCACCTGTGGTAGCGTTATCTGCCCTGCAGACGATTTGGGCGCTGTCTCGATAG
- a CDS encoding mechanosensitive ion channel family protein — translation MSYVGWLRRWVLAALLVLAALFCLPNNASAVSALTKAEPQMTADSSKDSYGRDSPRSTVQNFVKALSDKDMALTEKYLDDDFLKKQKDPETIINNLTIALDKGGRLQPVLSISDKSEGDLADKLPSDLEKVGTIEINIEKIDLLLIRKMDANGVVYWQISKDTLDKLPTNLKENRTTLAEELGLDFWADKQILGHKVSDLISLAILIAVGLSVIWVGLWIVWGIFAFLYPKIRGKAFAIPSKALLPLSVVILASIFSEMMVQMGVPVTLRTAVTRGVEVVAWLATAWLVLRVIDAVFVRAENNSRKHKRLEQVSILNLFRKVAKAFMVIVAVIIIFGNLGFDLTTGIAALGVGGLALAFGAQKTIENLIGSVVVVADRPIRVGDYCRFGTMEGTVIDIGIRSSRIRTLSRTIVTVPNGEFSAMQIENYDARDMFYFYHHLYLKRSANPDEIGRLINDLQLFLENHFYTNDEWTLVRLSELRQDAFVIEMRCYLDAADVTVFWKKQSELLVDVLNEVAKYDVEHALPSQEISLKSDCDKDPTMPENAV, via the coding sequence TTGTCTTATGTTGGTTGGTTAAGACGTTGGGTTTTGGCGGCGTTGCTGGTGTTGGCCGCGCTGTTTTGTTTGCCAAATAATGCCAGTGCCGTCAGCGCATTAACCAAAGCCGAGCCGCAAATGACCGCTGATTCGTCCAAAGACAGCTACGGACGAGACTCGCCTAGAAGTACCGTGCAGAATTTTGTCAAAGCCTTGTCGGATAAGGACATGGCTTTGACGGAAAAATACCTAGATGATGACTTTCTAAAAAAACAAAAAGATCCAGAAACCATCATTAACAATTTAACAATCGCCTTGGATAAAGGCGGGCGCTTGCAGCCCGTGCTGTCAATCAGTGATAAAAGCGAGGGTGATTTGGCGGATAAGCTGCCAAGCGACCTAGAGAAAGTAGGCACCATCGAGATCAACATCGAAAAAATCGATCTGCTGCTCATTAGAAAGATGGATGCCAATGGCGTGGTTTATTGGCAGATCTCAAAAGACACGCTGGATAAACTGCCCACCAACCTAAAAGAAAACCGCACCACCTTGGCAGAGGAATTAGGACTTGACTTTTGGGCGGATAAGCAGATCTTGGGGCATAAAGTCTCAGATCTGATATCGCTTGCTATCTTAATTGCTGTTGGCTTGTCCGTGATTTGGGTTGGGCTGTGGATCGTGTGGGGTATCTTTGCTTTCTTGTATCCTAAGATACGCGGTAAGGCATTTGCTATACCATCGAAGGCGCTTTTGCCGTTGTCTGTGGTTATCCTAGCATCGATATTCTCTGAGATGATGGTGCAGATGGGGGTGCCTGTCACGCTTCGCACGGCAGTGACTAGAGGTGTTGAGGTGGTGGCATGGCTGGCAACCGCTTGGCTGGTGCTTCGGGTGATTGATGCCGTGTTCGTGCGCGCTGAGAACAACAGTCGTAAGCACAAACGCCTAGAACAAGTCTCCATCCTAAATCTGTTTCGTAAAGTTGCCAAAGCGTTCATGGTCATCGTTGCGGTGATTATTATCTTTGGTAATCTGGGCTTTGACTTGACGACGGGTATTGCAGCACTTGGGGTGGGTGGTCTTGCACTTGCCTTCGGTGCCCAAAAAACCATCGAGAACCTTATTGGTTCGGTGGTCGTGGTGGCTGACCGCCCGATTCGCGTGGGGGATTATTGTCGATTTGGGACGATGGAAGGGACGGTGATTGACATTGGCATTCGTTCAAGCCGTATCCGTACGCTGTCTCGGACGATTGTAACCGTGCCAAATGGCGAGTTTAGTGCCATGCAGATTGAGAACTATGACGCTCGGGATATGTTTTATTTTTATCATCATCTGTACCTAAAACGCTCTGCTAATCCTGATGAGATCGGTAGGCTAATCAATGACTTGCAACTGTTCTTAGAAAACCACTTCTATACTAACGACGAGTGGACACTGGTCAGATTAAGCGAGCTGCGCCAAGATGCATTCGTTATTGAGATGCGCTGCTATCTGGATGCGGCTGATGTGACGGTGTTTTGGAAAAAACAAAGCGAGCTTTTGGTTGATGTGCTGAACGAAGTGGCTAAGTATGACGTAGAGCATGCCTTGCCAAGCCAAGAAATTAGCCTAAAATCCGACTGCGATAAAGACCCTACAATGCCAGAAAATGCGGTATAA